The Stratiformator vulcanicus genome has a segment encoding these proteins:
- a CDS encoding zinc-dependent alcohol dehydrogenase, with the protein MKALLLSKYRKLDVTDFDEPDCGPDDVLVQVKACGICGSDIHGYDGSTGRRVPPLVMGHEASGVVSKVGGNVSDFEPGDRVTFDSTVSCGKCEFCRDGRINLCDHRMVLGVSCGEYRRHGAFAEYVSIPQHICYRLPDDLPFHHAAMVEAVSVAVHAVKRSSIREGDTVVVVGSGMIGLLTIQAAKHAGATVFAVDLNADRLSLAKELGAEVVLKADDVDVAAEVRQLTNGRGADVVLEVVGATGTIQTAIDCVRKGGTVTLVGNVSPHVEIPLQAVVSRELNLLGSCASAGEYPECLDLMSRGAIRVEPLITAKSSLEEAPEWFERLYAGEKGAMKVIVEPG; encoded by the coding sequence ATGAAAGCCCTGCTTCTTTCCAAGTACCGCAAGCTCGACGTCACCGATTTTGACGAGCCGGACTGCGGTCCCGATGACGTGCTTGTGCAGGTCAAAGCCTGCGGCATTTGCGGCAGCGACATCCACGGTTACGACGGCAGCACCGGAAGACGTGTGCCGCCGCTCGTGATGGGGCACGAAGCCTCCGGCGTTGTGTCGAAAGTTGGTGGCAACGTGAGCGACTTCGAGCCGGGCGATCGAGTGACGTTCGACTCGACGGTCTCGTGCGGGAAGTGCGAATTTTGTCGGGACGGCCGAATCAACCTCTGCGATCACCGCATGGTGCTCGGTGTCTCGTGCGGTGAATACCGACGGCACGGAGCGTTCGCCGAGTACGTCAGCATCCCGCAACACATTTGCTACCGGCTCCCCGACGATCTTCCCTTTCATCACGCCGCGATGGTCGAGGCCGTCTCGGTTGCCGTTCACGCGGTGAAGCGATCGTCGATCAGGGAGGGAGACACCGTCGTGGTCGTCGGCAGTGGGATGATCGGTTTGCTCACTATTCAAGCGGCGAAGCATGCGGGGGCGACGGTTTTCGCGGTCGATCTGAATGCTGATCGACTCTCGCTGGCGAAGGAACTCGGAGCCGAGGTCGTACTGAAAGCGGACGACGTCGACGTCGCTGCGGAAGTCCGGCAACTCACCAACGGTCGCGGAGCCGATGTCGTGCTCGAAGTTGTCGGAGCGACCGGTACGATTCAGACCGCGATCGACTGCGTTCGCAAAGGGGGCACCGTCACGCTCGTGGGCAACGTCAGCCCACACGTCGAGATTCCATTGCAAGCCGTCGTCTCGCGGGAACTTAACCTGCTGGGGAGCTGCGCCTCGGCCGGCGAATACCCGGAGTGCCTCGACCTAATGAGCCGAGGCGCGATCCGCGTCGAGCCGCTGATCACCGCGAAATCATCGCTCGAAGAAGCACCCGAGTGGTTCGAGCGTCTCTACGCCGGCGAAAAGGGCGCGATGAAAGTGATTGTCGAGCCGGGTTGA
- a CDS encoding BON domain-containing protein yields MPPQYETHQRHTLRDLVQSTLERNPHLARRRLRVDQTDDRLVLSGNVDSFYHKQVAQESIRAASGGLRIVNDLTVAD; encoded by the coding sequence ATGCCCCCACAGTACGAAACCCATCAGCGACACACCCTCCGCGATCTCGTCCAGTCGACGTTGGAGCGCAACCCGCACTTGGCTCGACGCCGACTCCGCGTCGACCAGACCGACGACCGACTCGTCCTTAGCGGCAATGTCGATTCGTTTTACCACAAACAAGTGGCCCAAGAGTCGATCCGCGCGGCCTCCGGCGGACTCAGGATTGTCAACGATCTGACAGTCGCGGATTAG
- a CDS encoding PVC-type heme-binding CxxCH protein translates to MKTLLRFSPLLLLSPVLALPLLFAAEEPQKLPNTETDLSAPLMSAQDAASGMKVPPGFDVTVFASEPDVQNPIATAFDDRGRLWVAENYTYAEKSQRFDLSLNDRVLIFEDTDGDGRADERTVFTDQVQMLTSVEIGKGGVWLMCPPQVLFIPDADGDGVPDGPPQVVLDGFTVSDSNYHNFANGLRWGPDGWLYGRCGHSCPGNLGVPGTPDEDRIPMDGGMWRFHPEKKIVEVLCHGTTNPWGHDWDENGELFYINTVNGHLWHVMPGAHFKEHFGQSRNPGVYERMDMIADHYHFDTSGSWMDSRDGAANSYGGGHAHSGMMIYQGGRWPERFHGKLFTINFHGRRANVERLERQGAGYVGKHEPDTFIMSDPWFRGLEIRVGPDGNAYIADWSDTGECHEHTGVHRESGRIYKVSYGKAEDAAPFAKPFCLANDNALAALWREYQAGETTPEMLRALLDDPDEHVRVWAIRLLTDFWPLDTVIGPRANAIYPQDEKSIAKFIEMARDDESSLVHLVLASTLQRLPIDRRAELATELVKHERYASDRDLPMLVWYGLIPVGDQSPETLAGVGLHCTWPTSLRYVARHLAVQSERESGPLNSLIAGSKDRSSELQVSILKGMSEAYSGWRKAPEPAAWDAFVKAGPKEHSPQLVRELNILFGDGRALDEVKQIALSKKADFKSRKAALQTLIEARPTDLREICESLLDTKSLNAVAVRGLALYSDPDIGKKLATRYRRFHPEERPAVIDTLVSRPTFAKSLLENVGTGKSQVNRADITASHARQILSFKNDELSDLLAEVWGEIRDTPADRKAVMDKLRGNFTPEVVAGADLAAGRLLYRKSCANCHELYNEGKKVGPNLTGSQRSNLDYLLQNIVDPSAVVSADYKVTSLVLFDGRVLNGIVTSRNDRTLTIRTATELKTLPIDEIDEEYPSALSLMPDNILQTLSEEQIRDLFAYLMHPVQVQLDEEDSSETD, encoded by the coding sequence ATGAAGACATTGCTTCGATTCTCCCCGCTGCTCCTGCTCTCGCCGGTGCTCGCGCTGCCGCTCTTGTTCGCTGCTGAAGAGCCGCAAAAACTTCCGAACACGGAAACCGATCTCTCCGCTCCACTGATGTCGGCTCAGGACGCCGCGTCAGGGATGAAGGTGCCCCCCGGCTTCGACGTCACGGTCTTCGCGTCAGAGCCGGACGTGCAGAATCCGATCGCGACGGCGTTTGACGACCGCGGCCGCTTGTGGGTTGCCGAGAACTACACGTATGCCGAGAAATCGCAGCGGTTTGACCTCTCGCTCAATGACCGCGTGCTGATCTTCGAGGACACCGATGGCGACGGCCGGGCCGATGAGCGAACAGTCTTCACCGATCAGGTGCAGATGCTCACGAGCGTCGAAATCGGCAAAGGGGGCGTGTGGCTGATGTGCCCGCCGCAGGTGCTCTTCATTCCCGATGCCGATGGCGATGGCGTGCCCGACGGGCCGCCCCAGGTCGTGCTGGACGGCTTTACGGTCTCAGATTCCAACTATCACAACTTCGCCAACGGCCTCCGCTGGGGCCCGGACGGATGGCTCTACGGACGCTGCGGGCATTCCTGTCCCGGCAATCTCGGCGTGCCGGGGACACCGGACGAGGATCGGATTCCGATGGATGGCGGCATGTGGCGCTTTCATCCCGAGAAAAAGATCGTCGAAGTCCTCTGCCACGGCACCACGAATCCGTGGGGGCACGACTGGGATGAAAACGGCGAACTGTTCTACATCAACACCGTTAACGGCCACCTGTGGCACGTGATGCCCGGGGCGCACTTCAAGGAGCACTTCGGCCAAAGCCGCAACCCCGGCGTCTACGAGCGAATGGACATGATCGCTGATCATTACCACTTCGACACGTCAGGCAGTTGGATGGATAGCCGGGACGGCGCCGCCAACAGCTACGGTGGCGGGCACGCCCACAGCGGAATGATGATCTATCAGGGAGGCCGTTGGCCCGAGCGATTTCACGGCAAACTGTTCACAATCAATTTCCACGGACGCCGGGCAAACGTCGAACGATTGGAGCGACAGGGCGCAGGATATGTCGGCAAGCATGAACCTGACACGTTCATCATGTCCGACCCGTGGTTCCGCGGCTTGGAGATTCGCGTCGGCCCCGACGGCAACGCCTATATTGCCGACTGGAGCGACACCGGCGAATGCCATGAGCACACCGGCGTGCATCGCGAGAGCGGCCGCATCTATAAGGTCTCTTACGGAAAGGCCGAAGACGCCGCGCCCTTTGCGAAACCCTTCTGCCTCGCCAACGACAATGCGCTGGCCGCCCTGTGGCGCGAGTATCAAGCCGGCGAGACGACACCCGAAATGCTTCGCGCGTTGCTCGACGATCCCGATGAACACGTCCGCGTGTGGGCGATTCGCCTGCTCACCGACTTTTGGCCGCTCGATACCGTAATCGGTCCGCGGGCAAACGCGATTTATCCGCAGGATGAGAAGTCGATCGCAAAGTTTATTGAAATGGCCCGCGACGATGAATCCAGCTTAGTGCATCTCGTCCTCGCATCGACGTTGCAGCGGTTGCCGATTGATCGCCGTGCGGAACTGGCAACCGAACTCGTTAAACACGAGCGTTACGCCTCCGACCGCGATCTGCCGATGCTCGTGTGGTACGGGTTGATTCCCGTCGGCGATCAGTCTCCGGAAACTCTGGCCGGAGTCGGTCTGCATTGCACGTGGCCTACGTCGCTGAGATATGTGGCCCGTCATCTGGCGGTTCAATCGGAGAGAGAATCGGGCCCTCTCAATTCATTAATCGCCGGCTCGAAAGACCGCTCATCCGAATTGCAGGTGAGCATCTTGAAAGGGATGAGCGAAGCCTATAGCGGTTGGCGCAAAGCGCCTGAGCCGGCGGCATGGGATGCCTTCGTGAAAGCCGGGCCGAAAGAGCACAGCCCGCAACTGGTTCGCGAATTAAACATCCTGTTCGGCGACGGGCGGGCGTTGGACGAGGTCAAGCAAATTGCTTTGAGTAAAAAAGCGGATTTCAAGTCCCGCAAAGCCGCACTGCAAACGCTGATCGAAGCCCGTCCGACCGATCTGCGCGAGATCTGCGAATCGCTGCTCGATACAAAAAGTCTTAATGCAGTCGCGGTCCGCGGATTGGCTCTCTATTCCGACCCGGACATCGGAAAGAAACTTGCGACGCGGTATCGTCGTTTCCACCCGGAAGAACGACCGGCGGTCATCGATACGCTCGTCTCCCGGCCTACATTTGCGAAGTCACTGTTGGAAAACGTCGGCACCGGCAAATCGCAGGTTAATCGGGCGGATATCACCGCCTCGCACGCCCGGCAGATTTTAAGCTTCAAGAATGACGAGTTGTCGGACCTGCTGGCCGAAGTCTGGGGTGAAATTCGCGACACTCCGGCTGACAGAAAAGCCGTCATGGATAAGCTTCGCGGCAACTTCACGCCGGAAGTCGTCGCGGGGGCCGACCTTGCCGCCGGCCGGCTGCTCTATCGCAAGTCGTGCGCGAACTGCCATGAACTTTACAACGAAGGCAAGAAGGTTGGGCCGAACCTGACCGGATCGCAGCGTTCGAATCTCGATTACCTGTTGCAGAATATCGTCGACCCCAGTGCTGTCGTCTCCGCCGATTACAAGGTGACGAGCCTCGTGCTTTTCGACGGACGGGTCTTGAACGGGATCGTGACCTCACGCAACGACCGCACCCTGACCATCCGCACGGCTACCGAGTTAAAGACACTTCCGATTGACGAGATCGACGAAGAATACCCCTCGGCCCTTTCGCTGATGCCGGATAATATTCTGCAAACGCTTTCGGAAGAACAAATCCGCGACCTGTTCGCCTACCTCATGCACCCGGTGCAGGTACAACTAGACGAAGAGGACTCGAGCGAAACGGATTAA
- a CDS encoding QcrA and Rieske domain-containing protein, translating to MAAAWAGMIGIPLFRYVSSPLFTQKPGETAENFTRVIPVSKLTPGQFETVSVRGDLTDAWSVTRDRAIGRVFVRLREPIPKGDPTEAVIDVFTTICPHSGCAVQSRDEKPTFYCGCHGACFANDGSRVEKPGGGPNPSPRDLDQLPYRVERDEASNTLWVAVDYREYLPGTPQQILA from the coding sequence CCGCTACGTTTCGTCGCCGCTGTTCACACAAAAGCCCGGCGAAACGGCGGAGAATTTTACCCGCGTGATCCCCGTCTCAAAGCTGACACCCGGTCAATTCGAGACGGTCTCCGTGCGAGGGGATCTCACCGACGCCTGGTCGGTCACGCGCGATCGCGCGATCGGACGCGTATTCGTCCGCCTGCGGGAACCGATCCCGAAAGGTGATCCGACCGAAGCAGTGATTGACGTCTTCACCACGATTTGCCCGCACAGCGGATGTGCCGTGCAATCGCGAGATGAGAAACCCACCTTCTATTGCGGGTGCCACGGAGCCTGTTTCGCCAACGACGGTTCGCGGGTCGAAAAGCCCGGCGGCGGTCCGAATCCGAGTCCTCGTGATCTCGATCAACTTCCGTATCGCGTGGAGCGGGACGAAGCGAGCAACACGCTTTGGGTTGCCGTCGATTATCGAGAGTATCTTCCCGGCACACCCCAACAGATACTCGCTTGA
- a CDS encoding cytochrome b N-terminal domain-containing protein → MKQFLARYRRHELDDNVNFLATWIDDRTGYQSAWQWWVRHSTPVRPSWWNVTGPLLISVALLVAITGIGLAATYSPSSDHAWASVQFIESIPGGGFLRGLHYYGSHALVVLFGVHLIRLILTAAYRSPREIGWIAFLLLIPIVATAAVTGNPLSASGKAVAQIEVEGNIIGAAPVVGPILRTLLHGGSSVGHLTFIHLYLLHVLLLPLIGIGIGKLHIYLWLRNSRAAEHLPDEERSEIRATQRFMTAIAITIMFAALGHLAYHYGAPLDAPADPDLAQEPRPEWYFFALFELRSYFTGTTEFLATQVLPGVILGFLIVLPWIDRILARPVAKGMRMLLVIIGLGGFAYFTYLPISRDHADEHYQEFLVESAELGKRADFLAKAEGIPPGGPVELLRNDPKTRGPALFVTHCASCHSHIGKDALDIVAKKPSAPNLGFVASREWIAGLLDPDRIAGPEYFGNTAFGKAYRDDGYDEMISYVKEDLYGDLEGDELAARKEEVRKIVLALSAEAELPYQAGADADDIDAIGDGRLLLSGEKGEVGCADCHPYRGAGYEGYPDLNGYGSQNWLAEFIANPSHERFYGDRNDRMPAFKPEQGDSPQNVLSEQELLLIVDWLRRDWLMEQPDTSESPSTDKSEPSGSPPPDEAGSSTEAA, encoded by the coding sequence TTGAAACAGTTTCTCGCCCGATACCGGCGGCATGAATTGGATGACAACGTGAATTTTCTTGCGACCTGGATCGACGACCGCACCGGGTATCAGTCGGCATGGCAGTGGTGGGTCCGGCACTCCACTCCGGTCCGCCCGTCGTGGTGGAACGTCACCGGGCCCCTTCTGATCAGCGTCGCCCTTTTGGTTGCGATCACCGGGATTGGACTGGCCGCCACTTACAGCCCATCGAGTGATCACGCCTGGGCCAGTGTGCAATTTATTGAGTCGATCCCCGGGGGCGGTTTCCTGCGGGGTCTGCACTACTACGGCAGTCATGCACTGGTTGTGCTGTTCGGAGTTCACCTGATTCGATTGATCCTCACCGCGGCGTATCGCTCGCCGCGCGAGATCGGATGGATTGCATTCTTGCTGCTCATTCCGATCGTTGCGACCGCGGCCGTGACCGGAAATCCGCTTTCGGCATCGGGCAAAGCCGTCGCGCAGATCGAGGTCGAAGGCAACATCATCGGCGCCGCCCCCGTCGTCGGTCCGATCCTCCGGACCTTGTTGCACGGCGGCAGTTCGGTCGGACATCTGACGTTCATCCACTTGTATCTGTTGCACGTGCTCCTGCTGCCGCTGATCGGGATCGGGATCGGCAAGCTGCATATTTACCTCTGGCTGAGGAACTCACGGGCGGCTGAGCACCTCCCCGATGAAGAGCGGTCCGAAATCCGCGCGACGCAACGGTTCATGACCGCAATCGCTATTACCATCATGTTCGCCGCACTCGGCCATCTGGCGTACCACTATGGAGCACCGCTCGATGCCCCGGCTGATCCTGATCTCGCTCAGGAACCGCGCCCTGAGTGGTACTTCTTCGCGTTGTTTGAGTTGCGAAGCTACTTCACGGGCACCACGGAGTTCCTCGCCACTCAAGTGCTGCCGGGCGTGATTCTCGGGTTCCTGATCGTCCTTCCATGGATTGATCGGATCCTCGCGCGACCGGTGGCCAAGGGAATGCGAATGCTGTTAGTGATCATCGGGCTGGGCGGATTCGCCTACTTCACTTATTTGCCGATCTCTCGGGATCACGCCGACGAACACTACCAGGAGTTTCTGGTGGAATCGGCTGAACTCGGCAAGCGGGCCGACTTTCTTGCCAAGGCAGAGGGCATTCCTCCCGGCGGACCGGTCGAACTGTTGCGGAATGATCCTAAAACGCGAGGCCCCGCTCTATTCGTAACGCACTGCGCGAGCTGCCATTCGCACATCGGCAAAGACGCCCTCGATATCGTGGCGAAAAAGCCATCCGCCCCCAATCTGGGCTTCGTCGCCTCGCGAGAGTGGATCGCGGGTCTGCTCGATCCAGATCGTATTGCCGGACCGGAGTACTTCGGCAACACGGCGTTCGGCAAGGCTTATCGCGACGACGGCTACGACGAGATGATCAGCTACGTGAAGGAAGATTTGTACGGAGATCTCGAGGGGGACGAGTTAGCGGCTCGCAAGGAAGAGGTTCGCAAAATCGTACTGGCGCTCTCAGCCGAAGCCGAACTCCCTTACCAAGCGGGTGCAGATGCCGACGACATCGATGCGATCGGCGACGGACGCTTGCTGCTTTCCGGGGAAAAAGGCGAGGTCGGCTGTGCCGACTGCCATCCGTATCGCGGGGCGGGCTACGAAGGATATCCCGACCTCAACGGGTACGGCTCACAAAATTGGCTGGCTGAGTTCATCGCTAATCCGTCGCACGAGCGGTTCTATGGCGACCGCAACGACCGGATGCCCGCCTTCAAGCCGGAGCAGGGAGACTCGCCGCAGAACGTGCTGTCCGAACAGGAACTACTGCTGATCGTCGACTGGTTGCGACGCGACTGGCTCATGGAGCAACCGGACACGTCGGAATCCCCTTCGACGGACAAGAGCGAACCCTCCGGTTCGCCGCCGCCCGACGAAGCCGGGTCATCGACCGAAGCGGCATAA
- a CDS encoding rhamnulokinase, which translates to MGEQVYLGIDLGAESGRVIAAAFDGQKVRLDELHRFRNGPIDLNNSLRWDVIGLWQGIREGLGQAAEKYGSKIVSCGVDTWGVDYVLLSKSDEILGMPFNHRDERTRGMQAQAVSRVGKDRIFAETGTQFMEINTLYQLMAARQKTPDMLDAADRFLMMPDFFNWCLCGSKVAEFTNATTTQFVNPKTRDWSADLLRDLDLPVEIFPQIVAPGTSLGQLRTEVAEAAGLGRIDVIAPATHDTGSAVAAVPTTVDRPKFAYISSGTWSLFGVEVDHAIVSPQALALNMTNEGGVDDTYRLLKNVMGLWLVQELRRSFEKRGGPISYEHLVHVAQDADPFRSLINPNANRFLAPKDMPTEIQEFCRETNQPVPESEGALVRCALESLALKYRSVLAGLEELTGVATEVIHVVGGGGKNALLNRMTASACRRPVIAGPDEATVLGNVLMQARSRGEIAGLTDLRQIVANSADVRTFEPSEPEKWDDAYGRFDELCKKTS; encoded by the coding sequence ATGGGCGAACAGGTCTATTTGGGGATCGATCTCGGGGCCGAGAGCGGACGGGTCATTGCTGCGGCATTCGACGGCCAAAAGGTTCGGCTCGATGAATTGCATCGCTTCCGCAACGGGCCGATCGATCTGAACAATTCGCTCCGCTGGGATGTGATCGGCCTGTGGCAGGGCATTCGGGAAGGGCTCGGACAGGCCGCCGAGAAGTACGGCTCGAAGATCGTCTCCTGCGGCGTCGACACGTGGGGCGTCGACTATGTGCTGTTGTCAAAGTCGGATGAAATTCTCGGCATGCCGTTCAACCACCGCGACGAGCGGACTCGCGGCATGCAGGCGCAGGCCGTCAGCCGGGTCGGCAAGGACCGCATCTTCGCCGAAACCGGCACGCAGTTCATGGAGATCAACACGCTCTACCAACTCATGGCGGCGCGGCAGAAGACACCCGACATGCTCGATGCTGCGGACCGCTTCCTGATGATGCCGGACTTCTTCAATTGGTGCCTGTGCGGCAGTAAGGTGGCCGAGTTCACCAACGCAACGACGACTCAGTTCGTCAATCCGAAGACGCGGGACTGGTCGGCCGACCTGCTGCGTGACCTCGATCTGCCGGTCGAAATTTTCCCGCAGATCGTCGCGCCGGGAACTTCTCTCGGCCAGCTACGGACGGAAGTCGCCGAAGCGGCGGGGCTGGGGCGGATCGACGTGATCGCCCCGGCAACGCACGACACCGGCTCAGCCGTGGCGGCGGTCCCGACGACCGTCGACCGACCAAAGTTCGCCTACATCAGTAGTGGTACATGGTCGCTGTTCGGTGTCGAAGTCGACCATGCGATCGTCTCGCCGCAGGCACTCGCGCTCAACATGACCAATGAGGGCGGAGTCGACGACACCTATCGCCTTTTAAAGAACGTGATGGGACTGTGGCTAGTGCAGGAACTCCGGCGGTCATTTGAAAAACGGGGCGGACCGATCTCGTATGAGCATCTCGTCCACGTCGCCCAAGACGCAGATCCGTTCCGCTCATTGATCAATCCGAACGCGAATCGCTTTCTCGCCCCGAAAGATATGCCCACGGAGATTCAGGAGTTCTGTCGAGAAACAAATCAACCGGTTCCGGAGAGCGAAGGGGCCTTGGTTCGCTGCGCGTTGGAAAGTCTCGCACTCAAATATCGCTCGGTACTGGCCGGACTTGAAGAACTGACCGGGGTCGCGACGGAAGTCATCCATGTGGTCGGTGGCGGGGGGAAGAACGCATTGCTAAATCGAATGACGGCTTCGGCGTGCCGGCGCCCGGTCATTGCCGGGCCGGACGAGGCAACGGTTCTCGGGAATGTGTTGATGCAGGCTCGGTCGCGGGGGGAAATCGCCGGGCTGACCGACTTGCGACAGATCGTTGCCAATTCGGCCGATGTGCGGACATTCGAGCCGTCTGAGCCGGAAAAATGGGACGACGCCTACGGACGATTTGACGAGCTTTGCAAGAAGACTTCTTAA
- the ftsY gene encoding signal recognition particle-docking protein FtsY gives MTLKSQDGSMGWLEKLQGGLKKTRDVLNTDVRDIFKSGRIVDEELLEEFESRLIRTDMGVIAADEIVEEVRDNHKGRTVDPDAISETIREKILSILVAGTDVTYDMERPLSPLNLTETGPTVILVSGVNGVGKTTSIAKLARLLRDNDKSVLLAAGDTFRAAAVEQLTMWAGRLGCEIITGDANVDPASVAHRGCEAALAKNVDVLIIDTAGRLQTQKNLMDELGKIRRVISKQIPDGPHESLLVIDATTGQNGISQAKNFSEAAGCTGIVLSKLDGSAKGGVVIPVTKEMSIPVKYIGTGEGVDDLSMFNPRDFVTALGL, from the coding sequence ATGACTTTAAAATCACAGGATGGATCGATGGGTTGGTTGGAGAAGCTCCAGGGCGGTCTGAAAAAGACGCGTGACGTCCTAAATACAGATGTGCGGGACATTTTTAAGTCGGGGCGAATCGTTGATGAAGAGTTGCTGGAGGAATTCGAGTCTCGATTAATTCGCACCGACATGGGCGTCATCGCGGCTGATGAAATCGTCGAAGAGGTCCGCGACAACCATAAGGGACGCACCGTCGATCCGGACGCGATCTCCGAAACGATTCGCGAAAAGATTTTGTCAATTCTCGTCGCCGGCACCGACGTTACCTACGACATGGAGCGGCCCCTCTCGCCGCTGAATCTTACGGAGACTGGGCCGACGGTGATTCTCGTCTCCGGTGTCAACGGCGTCGGCAAGACGACATCGATCGCCAAACTTGCGCGGCTGTTGCGGGATAATGATAAGTCGGTATTGCTCGCCGCGGGGGACACGTTCCGCGCCGCCGCCGTCGAACAATTGACGATGTGGGCGGGGCGGCTCGGCTGCGAAATCATCACCGGCGATGCGAACGTCGATCCGGCAAGCGTTGCCCACCGCGGCTGCGAGGCGGCTTTGGCAAAGAATGTCGACGTCTTAATTATCGACACCGCGGGCCGACTTCAGACGCAGAAAAACTTAATGGACGAACTCGGTAAAATCCGCCGGGTCATCAGCAAACAAATCCCCGATGGTCCACACGAATCGCTATTGGTCATCGACGCCACGACGGGGCAGAACGGCATCAGTCAGGCGAAGAATTTCTCCGAAGCAGCCGGCTGCACCGGAATCGTGCTATCCAAGCTCGACGGCTCCGCGAAAGGCGGCGTCGTCATTCCTGTTACCAAGGAAATGAGCATCCCGGTCAAATATATCGGCACGGGGGAAGGCGTCGACGACCTGTCGATGTTCAACCCACGCGACTTTGTGACGGCGTTGGGGCTGTAA